The genomic region GGCGACAGGCGATAGGCTCGCAGCCGATCTTTGCCGGAGGAAATCCGCACCCGGTCCTTCCTGTGCATGACGAACGGGGTTGCACCCTTCTCATCCAGGATCGCCGGGGCACCCGGCAACGTGCTCAGGACCGCACCTGCTTTCCGGCAGCTGCTGCACAGACATTCGGTCACCGCAATATGCGGCCCCTCCACCTCTACGGTCACTTGCCCGCAATGGCAGGCCACATTGTGCTTCCTGGTCATTTCGCCTTCCTTGAATTCTTCGTTGATTAGACTGGACCGTCCAGTTTGATTTGTCAAGACGACGCAGCTATGCTGCGCGGGAACCAGGAGGAGCCAGGCATGTCCAATGGTGCAGAAACCCGCATTCGCCGGAGCCGCGAGAAGATACTTGCGGCTGCCGAGGAGGTTTTCCTGCGGCACGGGTTCCTCGGCACCAACATGGACGCCGTCGCGGACAAGGCGGGCGTTTCCAAACAGACGGTTTACGCCCACTTCAAATCGAAGGAAGCATTGTTCATCGAAGTCGTTGAAGCGATGACGGGCGGGGCTGCCCAAGAAATCGGAGAGTATCTGGAAGATAGCTTCGGCGACCGGCCTGTGGCGGAATATTTGCTGGAGGTTGCTGCCGATCAGCTGACGATCGTGTTGACACCGCGGCTCATGCGACTCCGCCGAATGGTTATCGGTGAAGTTGAGCGGTTTCCAGAGTTGGGGAAGTCGCTGTATCTGAACGGTCCGAAACGATCCATCGACAGGCTGGCTCGCGCCTGTGAGCACTACACCCGCACCGGTGAACTCAACACGCCTGATCCGCAGAAGGCAGCAATCCAATTCAACTGGATCGTCATGGGCGCACCGACCAATGCCGCCATGCTGCTTGGTGACGATGGCATTCCCGGTCAAGAAGAGTTGCGTAATCATGCGCGCGAAGCCGTGCGGATATTCCTGTGCGCCTATGCCATGGAACACACCAACGAAAAGTAAGTCTCGAGGCATGATCGCCCCGGCCGGCTCAAGGTGCTGATCGCATCGGTAAGGATTTAGCTTGAAAAATCATAACTCCATGGCTATCAATAAATCATAACCAAAGGGCTATGCGTTACAATGATCCAGCCTCACGATATCCTGTTCCGAGCGCTTGCGGACCCAACACGCCGGGCCATCTTCGAGCGCCTGTGCCGCAAGGGGGACCAGACGGTCAAAGCGCTGACCGGCCACGCCGGGATTTCCCAGCCGGCCGTCTCAAAACACCTTGGCGTGCTCAAACGGGCCGGGCTCGTCGCCGACCGCCAGAATGGCCGCCAGACACATTACAGCCCGCAACTCGACGCCTTGGCACCGCTGTCAGACTGGACGGAACGGATGGCCGCGTTCTGGGAACAACGCTTCGACGACCTCGAGGACCTGCTGAAGAGGATGGACAATTGACCGAGACCTCGACCGAAACCCGCACCGTCATTGTCGAACGGGACCTGCCGCATCCGCCGGAGAAGATCTGGCGTGCCCTCACCCAATCCCATCTGATCGCAGAATGGCTGATGAAAACCGAGTTCAGGCCGGAAATCGGGCACCATTTCCGGTTCATGGCGGATTGGGGCGAGGTCTCCTGTGAGGTACGGACGGTCGAAGAACACAAGGCGTTGGAATACAGCTGGGATGCCGGTGATCTGAAGTCAATCGTCACCTGGACCCTCACGCCGACCGGCAAGGGAACACGGCTGCGCATGGAGCAAACCGGTTTCCGGATGGATCAGCCGAATTACTACGGCGGCGCAAGAGTCGGATGGCCACGCTTTTTCGACAAACTGGAGCAGGTGTTGGCCGAGATGTAGTGAATCGGGCCCAGGCCATGTGCCCGGGCAAGGAAGCGTATGAGGATAATGGGAATGCATGACGCGCAAACCGAAAAATCTCCGTCGCAGTTGATTGACGGGAAGATCGCCGAACTGGCCGATTGGCGGGGCCACACGCTTTCGCGTATCCGGACGCTCATCAAGGAAGCCGAACCCGACGTGGTGGAGGAATGGAAGTGGCGCGGTGTCCCCACCTGGTATCGCGGCGGCATGATCTGCACTGGCGAAACCTACAAGGACAAGGTCAAGATGACCTTTGCCAAAGGCGCTTTGCTGCCGGACCCGGCAGGGCTTTTCAACTCAAGCCTCGACGGCAATGTTCGCCGCGCCATCGACATTCACGAAGGCGACGACATTGACGGGGATGCGTTGAAGGCCCTCATCCGGGCTGCGGTAGCGTTGAACGCACCCTGACCCACCAGGTCAGGCACTCTTTCCACATCCGCTGCAATTGAAAGGAGCCGCAATTGAATTGGAGCAAGTTGATAAGACAATGCCATCGCTGGCTGTCCATTGTGTTCACCTTGATCGTGCTTGGCATCTTTGGTGCCTTGGGGTTGGGCAAGGAACCCGCCGAATGGGTGTATTTCCTGCCCCTGGCCCCGCTGGCGCTGATGCTTGTCACCGGTCTGTACCTGTTCGCGCTGCCCTATACCGCCAAGCAGCGGCACAAGCCTGCCGAGTGATGGTGATGGTGGCCAGATACGAGCCGTGCCGGTCACGGAGTCTGCTCGGCATGATCCCATGACGCAAGCCATGGACCTCGTAGCGGCGCTGGAAGATATTGCCGATCCCTCCGAGGTGAAGCGGGTCAGCCGGTTTTTCCGTGGGTCAGACCCGGACAACGCGGCGTTGGGCGTGCCAATCGGGCAGGTGTTCCCGGTAGCCAAGCGGTTTGCGAAGATGGGATTGGAGGAAATCGAAACCCTGCTCGATGACCGCCGCTATGAGGTTCGGATGGCCGCGGTTGCAATCCTCGATTTTCAGGCCAGGCAAAAGAATCTGGAGCCCGCACACCGGCAGGCGCTGTTCGACCTCTATCTGCGCAAGCACGACCGGATCAACAACTGGGACCTGGTCGACCGCGCTGCACCGCATGTCATCGGCGAATATCTGGTAGACAAGGATCGTTCCGTGCTGGACCGGCTGGCCCGTTCGGATGACCCGCATGAGCGTCGCACAGCCATTGTCGCCACCCATGCCTTTATCAAGCGCAATGAGGTGGCGGATACGTTTCGGATTGCCGGGATACTCGCGGATGACGACGATGAATATGTGCAGAAGGCCATTGCGTCCTGGACGCGAGAGGCGGGCAAGCGAGATGAAGACGCCCTTGTTCGCTTCCTGATGGACCACAAAGCCCAATTGCCCAGACCGACCATCACAGCCGCTTCCAAACGGCTGCCGCCGGACGTCAGGACGGAATTGCAATCCTGACGACTTGCGGAGTCTACGAAGTCCCGGCGCAGGTGAAGAATATCCTGATAAGGCGGGGACGCGTACCATTGGCGCGCGCTTTTCACATCCGGGAATTTCACGACGATCTGGAAACCCGGCAGATCCCCGTCGAGAGCGGTCTTTTCGCCGCCATGAACGAGAAAACGCCCTCCGAAGAGTTACAGCGCCGCGTCGACGCTCTGGAAGTATCCCGCGATCGGCGGGCGCATTTGAAGTTGTTGGAGATTTGCGATGACATAGGCTTTCATTGCTCGCCGCCGTCGGAAAACCACGCGACAATCTTGGGCATTTCGCGCTCGAAGCCGCCGGGGATGAAGAAGTTCAGGAGGCGAACCGCCTCATTGCCCGGATTGCGGAAATCGTGGACGACCATCGCGGGGATTCGAACGAAAGCACCGGCCTTGAACATTCGCCACGTTTCGCCGAGGAGAATTTCTGGCATTCCCTCCAGGACGTAGAAGATTTCGTCGTTCGTCTCATGGCTATGTGCACCGACGCCCTCCTGTCCCGGCTCAAGTATCCATTCGGATACGCAATACCGGCTGTCGGTTTCCGCCTCATCGGCTTTGAACAGCGCCGTCAACCCGCCCATTTCGTAGCGGCGGCCACCATTTGCAGGCAGGGCGATGACGTCGCGTGCGGCGGTGGCTCGCCCGTTGTCGAGGATTTGTGCGTCGCTCATGCGCCGGTTTCCTCATTCCAGCGGCGCTGCATCTCGTCGGGGTTCAGTTTCTCGATGGTTTGCGACAGCATCCATCTGTGGCCGAACGGGTCCAGCACCATGGCGTTACGTTCGCCAAAACTCTGATCGGTCGCGGCACGCAGGACGATCGCGCCGGCATTGACGGCACGGGCCAGGTCGTCATCGACGGATTTTGTCGACAGGTGCAACGTGACCGGCGAGCCTCCGATCGTGTCGGGGCTGAGGGCGCCGAAATCGGGATACTCGTCGGCGAGCATGACGATGCTGTCACCGAATTTCAGCTCCGCATGACCGATCCTGCCATCGGACGGATCGGTCATGCGGAACTCTTCCGTAGCACCGAAGGCCGCAATGTAGAACGCGATGGCAGCCTTGGCATCCTTCGCGACGATGTAGGGAATGACCGTTGTTATCGAAGACATGATTCATCCTTGCTTATCTGTTTTATTTACGTTACGATTCGTAATATAATGAGTCAAGAGAGCAAACCCCGGAAACGGCCTCGCGGCCGCCCACCCAGCCAGGCCGCCCGGAAACGGGCGCTGTCGGCAGCGCATGACATCCTCATGGAAGAGGGATTCGGGCGGTTGTCGATCGAGGCTGTGGCCGCGAAATCAGGCGTTGGCAAGCCCACAATTTATCGGAACTGGTCGAATGCCTGCGAACTCGCCATGGCGGCGCTGATGATGGCCGAACCGCAGAAACCGTCCGAGCAGGACGGCTCGCTGAAATCCAGCCTGACCGCGCAGATGAGAACGCTGGTCAAAGCCTTCGCGACGACACGGGGCCGGCAGATCACCATGGCACTGGCGGCTGCGGACCCGGAAAGCGAGATGACCAAGGCGTTCCGCAATCAGGTAATCCTGTCGAGCCGGGAGGCGGGGCGCGGCCTGATCGAGAGCGCCGTCCAAAAGGGCAACATCGCTCAACCCAACGACATCGAGGTCGTTCTGGACGTCATCTACGGCCCGGTTTTCTATCGCCTGCTGGTCGGCCATCAGCCACTGGATCAGACCTTTGCGGATCATCTCGTCGCCGCGGCTCTCAAGATTCTAGAGTGAGCGGCTGGTGGCCAGAGCCGTTGCGCCATGTCTCGCGGTCAATGTCGCCTTGATGATCGGGCGGAACGAAGTGCAGCACCGCTGGAAAGAGGAGAATGTTCGATGAACGACGATATCAAGGCGCAGCTTGACGCCGCCGAACAGACTTTCAACGCGGCGATGATCAGCAACGATCCGGACGCGATCCGAAAGTGCATCACGGAGGACTGGGTGCTCGTTACACCGGAAAGCGGCCCCGTGCCCGCTGAGAAAATGCTGGCCCTGATCGCGTCCGGCACCCTTACACACGATACGATGACGAAGACGACACATCACACCCACATCCTGGGCGACGTTGCGACGGTTACGGGCCGTTGCCAGAATTCAGGCAAGTTTCAGGGCGCCCCCATCACGGCAGACGAATGGGTCACGGACGTCTATCTCCGGGTGGAAGGCAGATGGCGATGCATCCTGACGCATCTCACACCGGCCCTTGGTGAGCCGGAAGGAAGAAAACCCGTAGTTGGTGACCAGTGATACTTTTCGTGACCTGGCGCTTTCACTCCATGGCACGGTGGAAGTCGCTCACAGGTGGAAAAGCTGCATAGCTCCCTACAGGATGAGGCCGACAGCAAGGCGTCTCGAAGCTGGCGAAATCCTTCGCTCCCTGATTGACGAGATCATCCTGACACCGGCAGAGGAGGAAATGCCCATCAATGTGCGGGACGATCTTGCTGGAATCCTTGGCGTTTCCCTTGAACGCAAAAAGCCCGCCAGGAGGCGGGCTTTTTGTAATTTAACATCAAAGACTTGTTTGGTTGCGGGGGTAGGATTTGAACCTACGACCTTCAGGTTATGAGCCTGACGAGCTACCGGGCTGCTCCACCCCGCGTTAATCCTGCCACTTCAGCACAGCTGAAATGTAAGCGCCCTGCCAGCTAATTCGCGAAGCGAAATAGGAAACAAACCGGCGCTCATGCCTGCTGTTCCGGCAAACTGTTCTGCTGAAACAACAAAGCCGCCGGCCAAAACGCATGCATGGCAGACGGCCGTTCAATCCGGGTTCGAAAAGAGAAGAATTCGTGAAACTGTGGATGCATTCGGCAGACCTGGCAGCGACCTACTCTCCCGTGCCTTAAGACAAAGTACCATCGGCGCTGAGGCGTTTCACGGCCGTGTTCGGAATGGGAACGGGTGCAGCCACCTCGCAATTACCACCAGGTCGGCGGAATGCATCGGGTCTTTCGCTCTTTCGAGCCGTTGTCCTGAACATGAAGTCCGTCGCAGCCGTCAAAAGCTGACTGGCGCGAGGCCAAAATGAACATGGGTAATGAGAACGATCAAGCCGATCGAATTATTAGTACCGGTAAGCTTCACACATTGCTGCGCTTCCACACCCGGCCTATCAACGTGGTAGTCTTCCACGATTCTCAGGGAATACTCGTTTTCAGGTGGGTTTCCCGCTTAGATGCCTTCAGCGGTTATCCCGTCCGCACATAGCTACCCTGCTGTGCCGTTGGCACGACAACAGGTCCACCAGTGGTGCGTCCATCCCGGTCCTCTCGTACTAGGGACAGATCCTGTCAATATTCCTACACCCACGGCAGATAGGGACCGAACTGTCTCGCGACGTTCTGAACCCAACTCACGTACCGCTTTAAATGGCGAACAGCCATACCCTTGGGACCTGCTCCAGCCCCAGGATGCGATGAGTCGACATCGAGGTGCCAAACAACCCCGTCGATATGGACTCTTGGGGTCATCAGCCTGTTATCCCCGGCGTACCTTTTATCCGTTGAGCGATGGCCCTTCCATGCGGGACCACCGGATCACTATGACCGACTTTCGTCTCTGCTCGACTTGTCAGTCTCGCAGTCAGGCTGGCTTATGCCATTGCACTCGACGAGCGATTTCCGACCGCTCTGAGCCAACCATCGCGCGCCTCCGTTACTGTTTGGGAGGCGACCGCCCCAGTCAAACTACCCGCCACACAATGTCCCGGGCCCGGATTACGGGTCGCGGTTAGATATCCATAGTAACAAGGGTGGTATTTCAAGGGTGACTCCACGCGAACTGGCGCTCACGCTTCAAAGTCTACCACCTATCCTACACATGCCAATACGAATACCAGTGTGAAGCTGTAGTAAAGGTGCACGGGGTCTTTCCGTCTAACCGCAGGAACCCCGCATCTTCACGGGGAATTCAATTTCACTGAGTCTACGTTGGAGACAGCGGGGAAGTCGTTACGCCATTCGTGCAGGTCGGAACTTACCCGACAAGGAATTTCGCTACCTTAGGACCGTTATAGTTACGGCCGCCGTTTACTGGGGCTTCAATTCAGGGCTTGCACCCCTCCTTTTAACCTTCCAGCACCGGGCAGGCGTCAGACCCTATACGTCGCCTTGCGGCTTCGCAGAGCCCTGTGTTTTTGATAAACAGTCGCCACCCCCTGGTCTGTGCCACCTCACAAGAGTTGCCTCCTGCAAGGTCACGCTTATCCCGAAGTTACGCGTGTAATTTGCCGAGTTCCTTCAACGTAGTTCTCTCAAGCGCCTTGGTATACTCTACCTGTCCACCTGTGTCGGTTTGGGGTACGGTCTATACGGAGAAGCTATTTCCTGGAACCGCTTCGCTGCCCGGACAATCCAATAAGCCCGAACAACACACACGATCCGTCACTATCTCCAGGTGCAGGAATATTAACCTGCTTCCCATCGTCTACGCATTTCTGCCTCGACTTAGGGGCCGACTAACCCTGCTCAGATTAACTTTAAGCAGGAACCCTTGGACTTTCGGCGAGGGAGTCTCTCACTCCCTTTGTCGTTACTCATGTCAACATTCTCACTTCTGATATCTCCAGGAGCCCTCGCGGGTCTCCCTTCACTGACTTACAGAACGCTCTGCTACCGCGTGCAAGCACGCCCGCAGTTTCGGTGTATGGCTTTAGCCCCGTTACATTTTCGGCGCAGAAACCCTTATTTAGACCAGTGAGCTGTTACGCTTTCTTTAAATGATGGCTGCTTCTAAGCCAACATCCTGGTTGTTTTGGGATTTCCACTTCCTTTCCCACTTAGCCATAACTTAGGGACCTTAACTGGCGGTCAGGGTTGTTTCCCTCTCCACGACGGACGTTAGCACCCGCCGTGTGTCTGCCGAGTAGTACTTCCAGGTATTCGGAGTTTGGTTAAGTTTGGTAAGACGGTGAGTCCCCCTAGCCCATCCAGTGCTCTACCCCCTGGAGTATTCGCTCGACGCTCTACCTAAATAGATTTCGCAGAGAACCAGCTATTTCCGAGTTTGATTGGCCTTTCACCCCTAGCCACAGGTCATCCCCGCATATTGCAACATGCGTGGGTTCGGCCCTCCAGTTGGTGTTACCCAACCTTCAGCCTGCCCATGGCTAGATCACTCGGTTTCGGGTCTGATCCAACTAACTAAGTCGCGCTATTAACACTCGCTTTCGCTGCGCCTACACCTACCGGCTTAAGCTTGCTAGTTAGACCAAGTCGTTGACCCATTATACAAAAGGTACGCCGTCACCCTTGCGGGCTCCGACAGTTTGTAGGCATCCAGTTTCAGGTACTATTTCACTCCCCTCATCGGGGTGCTTTTCACCTTTCCCTCACGGTACTGGTTCGCTATCGGTCATGCACGAGTACTTAGGCTTGGAGGATGGTCCCCCCATGTTCAGACAGGATTTCACGTGTCCCGCCCTACTCAAGGACTGAAATGAGATTTACCCGTACGGGGCTGTCACCCACTATGGCCAGACTTTCCAGTCTGTTCCGGTTTTCTCATTAAAGCCACTGGCCTGTTCCGCGTTCGCTCGCCACTACTAGCGGAGTATCGGTTGATTTCCTTTCCTACGGGTACTTAGATGTTTCAGTTCCCCGCGTTCGCTTCTTAACCCTATGTATTCAGGTCAAGATAACCTTATTCGATCACTGTAAGTCCGAAACCGGAAACGAAGCTGAGCTTTGAACCCGGCTTCGCAATTACAGTAATCAAGGTTGGGTTTCCCCATTCGGAGATCGTCGGATCAAAGCTTATTCGCAGCTCCCCGACGCTTATCGCAGCGTATCACGTCCTTCATCGCCTGTGCATGCCAAGGCATCCACTAAATGCCCTTACGACACTTGATCATTCTCATTGCCGATGTTCATCCTGAGATGTTCATCAGACAACATTCCGGCCGCGGCGGGACTCGACGCCCACCCGGCCGGGAAAGACCAGTTTCACGAGATCAAGCCAGTCGCGTGCGGTTAGGCACCACGAACATATGGCAGCGGTGTGGCGCACCTCTGCCGCATACCGTCAAGGACGGTATCTGGTTCAATCTTCTCTTTACGATGACGTTAGATCAGGCATTGCCGAAGACCATGTCTTGCAACAATGCAAACTGTTGTTTCTACAGCGGTTTTGGTTTTCTGCCCATCTCCGTAAGGAGGGAATGGTGGAGCTGGACGGGATCGAACCGACGACCTGAAGCTTGCAAAGCTACCGCTCTCCCAACTGAGCTACAGCCCCGATACCTGAAAACCCTGATGTCTGCCATTTCGGCTGAATGGTGGGCCTGGGTAGACTCGAACTACCGACCTCACCCTTATCAGGGGTGCGCTCTAACCACCTGAGCTACAGGCCCAAATCCTTCAGATCAGGCTCGTTTCAAGTGGCAGCGCCGGGCCGGCCAGCTTTAACAGGGCAAGCCAATGGCACGATAGCCGCAAACCAGCCGTTGCAGACATATAACCGCTGAAGAAAGAGAAACGAAGGGAGCAGATCCCGCTTTGTATAGGCGCCATGAACGTGACTTGTTCATGACTTTGTTCTGAAGAGTTCCGATAAATGCCAATCAGAAGAAGGGCATCTGAGGGAACATCCTTAGAAAGGAGGTGATCCAGCCGCAGGTTCCCCTACGGCTACCTTGTTACGACTTCA from Salaquimonas pukyongi harbors:
- a CDS encoding GFA family protein; protein product: MTNQTGRSSLINEEFKEGEMTRKHNVACHCGQVTVEVEGPHIAVTECLCSSCRKAGAVLSTLPGAPAILDEKGATPFVMHRKDRVRISSGKDRLRAYRLSPDAKTRRVVATCCNTPVLLEFQGGHWFSLYGQLWPKGTLPPLEFRTMTGDLEDPGVLPDDVPNLRQHSLAFYRRLLGAWVKMGFRNPKLVVEGELNV
- a CDS encoding TetR/AcrR family transcriptional regulator, which produces MSNGAETRIRRSREKILAAAEEVFLRHGFLGTNMDAVADKAGVSKQTVYAHFKSKEALFIEVVEAMTGGAAQEIGEYLEDSFGDRPVAEYLLEVAADQLTIVLTPRLMRLRRMVIGEVERFPELGKSLYLNGPKRSIDRLARACEHYTRTGELNTPDPQKAAIQFNWIVMGAPTNAAMLLGDDGIPGQEELRNHAREAVRIFLCAYAMEHTNEK
- a CDS encoding ArsR/SmtB family transcription factor; this encodes MIQPHDILFRALADPTRRAIFERLCRKGDQTVKALTGHAGISQPAVSKHLGVLKRAGLVADRQNGRQTHYSPQLDALAPLSDWTERMAAFWEQRFDDLEDLLKRMDN
- a CDS encoding SRPBCC family protein; its protein translation is MTETSTETRTVIVERDLPHPPEKIWRALTQSHLIAEWLMKTEFRPEIGHHFRFMADWGEVSCEVRTVEEHKALEYSWDAGDLKSIVTWTLTPTGKGTRLRMEQTGFRMDQPNYYGGARVGWPRFFDKLEQVLAEM
- a CDS encoding DUF1801 domain-containing protein gives rise to the protein MHDAQTEKSPSQLIDGKIAELADWRGHTLSRIRTLIKEAEPDVVEEWKWRGVPTWYRGGMICTGETYKDKVKMTFAKGALLPDPAGLFNSSLDGNVRRAIDIHEGDDIDGDALKALIRAAVALNAP
- a CDS encoding DNA alkylation repair protein; the encoded protein is MTQAMDLVAALEDIADPSEVKRVSRFFRGSDPDNAALGVPIGQVFPVAKRFAKMGLEEIETLLDDRRYEVRMAAVAILDFQARQKNLEPAHRQALFDLYLRKHDRINNWDLVDRAAPHVIGEYLVDKDRSVLDRLARSDDPHERRTAIVATHAFIKRNEVADTFRIAGILADDDDEYVQKAIASWTREAGKRDEDALVRFLMDHKAQLPRPTITAASKRLPPDVRTELQS
- a CDS encoding cupin domain-containing protein; this encodes MSDAQILDNGRATAARDVIALPANGGRRYEMGGLTALFKADEAETDSRYCVSEWILEPGQEGVGAHSHETNDEIFYVLEGMPEILLGETWRMFKAGAFVRIPAMVVHDFRNPGNEAVRLLNFFIPGGFEREMPKIVAWFSDGGEQ
- a CDS encoding VOC family protein gives rise to the protein MSSITTVIPYIVAKDAKAAIAFYIAAFGATEEFRMTDPSDGRIGHAELKFGDSIVMLADEYPDFGALSPDTIGGSPVTLHLSTKSVDDDLARAVNAGAIVLRAATDQSFGERNAMVLDPFGHRWMLSQTIEKLNPDEMQRRWNEETGA
- a CDS encoding TetR-like C-terminal domain-containing protein — its product is MSQESKPRKRPRGRPPSQAARKRALSAAHDILMEEGFGRLSIEAVAAKSGVGKPTIYRNWSNACELAMAALMMAEPQKPSEQDGSLKSSLTAQMRTLVKAFATTRGRQITMALAAADPESEMTKAFRNQVILSSREAGRGLIESAVQKGNIAQPNDIEVVLDVIYGPVFYRLLVGHQPLDQTFADHLVAAALKILE
- a CDS encoding nuclear transport factor 2 family protein, yielding MNDDIKAQLDAAEQTFNAAMISNDPDAIRKCITEDWVLVTPESGPVPAEKMLALIASGTLTHDTMTKTTHHTHILGDVATVTGRCQNSGKFQGAPITADEWVTDVYLRVEGRWRCILTHLTPALGEPEGRKPVVGDQ